CATCAGCCGCTCCCCGTTGTTCGAGGGCGTTCCTCCCGAAGGCTACGAGATCGCCGAGCAGGCCTTCCGCACGATCGCGCTGCGCCCCCGGCAGACCGTCTTCGAGGCCGGGGACCCCGGGCACGCGCTCTACCTGATCCGCTCCGGCAAGGTTAAGATCTCGCACCGCAACCTGGACGGCCGCGAGAAGGTGCTCGCCTACCTGAACCCCGGCGAGATCTTCGGCGAGATGAGCCTGGTGGACGACGAGCCCCGTTCGGCCACGGCCACGGCCGTCGAGGACACGGTCATCCACGCCCTCTACCTGGAGGAGTACTGGGGGCTGGTGCGGCGCTTCCCGCAGGTGGCCCACAACCTGGCGCGCATCATCGCCCGCCGCCTGCGCGAGATGAACCACGAGGTCGAGGTGCTCACCTTCGAAGAGGCGCGAGGCAAGGTGGCTTACGCCCTGCTCAAGCTCTACCGCCACCGCTACGGCGAGGAGACCCCGCGCGGGCGCAGCATGCCGCTCACCCACCGCGAGCTCGCCGACCTGGCGGGCACCAGCCGCGAGACGGCCACCCGCGTCCTCGGGCAGTTTCAGGAGCTCGGCCTCGTCGCCTTCGAGTCGCGCCTGATCGAGGTGCGGGATCCGGCAGGCCTCGAGAACGTGCTGTACGATTTGTAGGAAATGCCCCTTATCGCACCTTCCATCCTATCCGCCGACTTCGCCCGTCTGGCCGACCAGGTTCGCGCGGCCGAGGCGGCCGGCGCCGACTGGATCCACGTCGACGTGATGGACGGGCGCTTCGTGCCCAACATCACAATGGGCTTCGTCGTCGTCGAAGCGTTGCGCCCGGTCACCCGCCTGCCCCTGGACGTCCACCTGATGATCGTGGAGCCCGAGCGCTACGTCGAGCGCTTCGTCGCCGCCGGCGCCGACGTGGTGACCGTCCACGTCGAGGCGACGGCGCACGTCCACCGGACGCTGCAGCTGATTCGTTCCGCGGGCGCCCGGGCGGGGCTGGCCGTGAACCCCGCCACGCCCCTCGACTGGTTCGAGGACGTGCTGGGCGAGCTCGACCTGGCGCTTCTGATGAGCGTCAACCCCGGCTTCGGGGGGCAGAGGTTCATCCCCCGCAGCCTCGAGCGGCTCGAGCGGCTGGCCGCGCTGCGCGACCGCGTCAACCCCGAAGCGCGCATCGAGGTGGACGGCGGGGTCGGCCCCGGCAACGCCGCCGAGTTGGTGCGGCGGGGGGCCGACGTGCTGGTCGCGGGTTCGGCCGTCTTCGGCGGCGACGGCACGGTCGCCGAAAACCTGAGCGCGCTCCGCGATGCCGCGCAGGCTTAGCGCCGTCCTCTCGCCGGCCGAGGCGCTGCCGCCGGTGGCGACGGCGCTGGTGGTGGACGTGATCCGGGCGACCACGACCGCGGCCTTCCTGCTGGCCGCGGGGGCGCGCGAACTCGTGCTTACCGCGGAGGTCGCGCAGGCCCGGGCCGAGGCCCGCCGGCGCGGCGCGCTCCTCGCCGGCGAACGCGGCGGCCTGCCCCCCGAAGGCTTCGACCTTGGCAACAGCCCGCGCGAGGCCGACCCCGAGCGGGTGCGCGGCCGTGCGGTGGTGATGACGACGACGAACGGCACCCGGGCGGCGCTGCGCGCGGCCGGAGCCGCACAGCGGGTGGGGCTCGCGGCCCTGGTCAACGCCGGGGCGGCGGTGCGCTGGGCCGCCGCCCGGGAAGGCGACCTGGTCCTGGTGGCGGCGGGGCGTGAGGGGCGGGCGGCGCTTGACGACGCCTACGTCCTGGGGGCGCTGGTGGCGGGCTTCCGCGTCCTCGAGCCCGGGGTCCGGCTCGACGACGGGGCCAGGCTGGCGCAGGCCCTCTTCCTGGCCCACCCCGAGCCGCGCCCCTTGCTGGCCGCCAGCGCCGCCGCCGAGGCGCTGGCGGCGGTCGGCCTCGCCGCCGATGTGGAGGCCTGCGCCCGCATCGACGCGCTCGCGCTGGTGCCCGAGCTCGCCGCCCGCGAGGGCGCGGCGCTGCGTTTCCGGCCCGTGTATCCTAAGGGCGTATGAGCCCACTGCACGTTCGCGCCAAGACCGGCGAGGTCGCCCCCTTCGTCCTCCTGCCCGGAGATCCCGGCCGGGCCGAGTACATCGCCGAGACCTTCCTGGAAGACGTCACCACCTACAACACCTACCGATCGCTGCTCGGCTTCACCGGCACCTACAAGGGGCTGCCGGTCAGCGTGCAGACCACCGGCATGGGCTGCCCCTCGGCTTCGATCGTGGCCGAGGAGCTCGTGCAGCTGGGCGCCCGCGTCCTCGTGCGGGTCGGCACCAGCGGCGCGGTGGACCCCGCATTGTCGGCGGCCGACCTGCTCGTCGTCCAGGGGGCGGTGCCGCTCGACGGCACCACCCGCCAGTACCTGGAGAACCGTCCCTACGCGCCGATCCCCAGCTGGCCGGTTTTGAAGGCGCTGGAGCGGGCGGCGGCCGCCTCGGGCGAGCCCTACCACGTGGGGCTCGTCGCCACCGAGGACGCCTTCTACGCCACCAACCCCGAGAACGCGCGCGCCTGGCACCGCTACGGCGTCATGGCCTTCGAGATGGAGGCCGCGGCCCTCTTCCTCGTCGCCAAGATGCGCGGCGTCCACGCCGGGGCGCTGCTGACGGTCTCGAACCAGATCGGCGACACCGAGTTCGTCGAGGAGAGCCTGCTGCGGCGGGGCGTGCACCGCATGATCGAAACCGCCCTGGAGGGGCTCGTCCTTCTGGAAGGAGAGGTGTAGGCATGGCTCACGAACACGACCATTCGCACGAAGAGGTACCCGCGTTCGCGCTGGAAGTGCCCGAGTTCGAGTTCCTGCGCTACGAGGTCGCGGAGGGGATCGCCTGGGTGACCTTCACCCGACCCAAAGCGCTCAACGCCCTGGCGGCGGACGTGCTGCGCGAGATCGCCGAAGTGACCGAGGTCATCGCCGAGGACCCCGAGGTCAAGGTGGCCGTCTTCACCGGCGAGGGCAAGGCCTTCGTGGCGGGGGCCGACATCAGCGAGATCAACGCCCTCAAGGACGTCTTTATCGGCCGCGAGTTCGCCCTGGCGGGTCAGGAGGTCATGAACCACATCGCCGCGCTGCCGGTGCCTACGATCGCTGCGATCAACGGCTACGCGCTCGGCGGTGGGCTCGAGCTGGCGCTGGCCTGCGACCTGCGCGTGGCCGCGAAGAAGGCCAAACTGGGCCTGCCCGAAGTGGGCCTGGGCCTCATCCCCGGATTCGGCGGCACCCAGCGGCTGCCGCGGCTCGTGGGCGTGGGCCGCGCCTTCGACCTCATCCTCACCGGTCGCCACGTCCCCGCGGAGGAGGCGCTCGCGCTCGGCCTGGTCAACCGCGTGGCCGACGACGCGGCGGCCGCGGCCCGCGAGCTGGCGCAGCAGATCATGAAGAACAGCCCGGTGGCGCTGGCGCTGGCCAAGGAAGCGGTGGCGCGCGGGGCCGACGTGCCCCTCCCCGAGGCGCTCGAGATCGAGGCCGACCTCTTCGGCATGACCGTGACCACCCACGACATGCGCGAGGGCACCGCGGCCTTCCTGGAAAAACGGGCGCCCGAGTTCAAGGGCGAGTAGTCCGCGTCCGCCGGGAAAAGCGGTAGAATGAGCTTTCTGGGGCCGGTCCCCATGGAGGTCGCCATTGTCTGACCAGAGGGAACGCATCATCCACATCGCGAGCCCCAAGTCGCGG
This genomic stretch from Oceanithermus profundus DSM 14977 harbors:
- a CDS encoding Crp/Fnr family transcriptional regulator, which produces MKLDVSDIISRSPLFEGVPPEGYEIAEQAFRTIALRPRQTVFEAGDPGHALYLIRSGKVKISHRNLDGREKVLAYLNPGEIFGEMSLVDDEPRSATATAVEDTVIHALYLEEYWGLVRRFPQVAHNLARIIARRLREMNHEVEVLTFEEARGKVAYALLKLYRHRYGEETPRGRSMPLTHRELADLAGTSRETATRVLGQFQELGLVAFESRLIEVRDPAGLENVLYDL
- the rpe gene encoding ribulose-phosphate 3-epimerase is translated as MPLIAPSILSADFARLADQVRAAEAAGADWIHVDVMDGRFVPNITMGFVVVEALRPVTRLPLDVHLMIVEPERYVERFVAAGADVVTVHVEATAHVHRTLQLIRSAGARAGLAVNPATPLDWFEDVLGELDLALLMSVNPGFGGQRFIPRSLERLERLAALRDRVNPEARIEVDGGVGPGNAAELVRRGADVLVAGSAVFGGDGTVAENLSALRDAAQA
- a CDS encoding 2-phosphosulfolactate phosphatase — protein: MPRRLSAVLSPAEALPPVATALVVDVIRATTTAAFLLAAGARELVLTAEVAQARAEARRRGALLAGERGGLPPEGFDLGNSPREADPERVRGRAVVMTTTNGTRAALRAAGAAQRVGLAALVNAGAAVRWAAAREGDLVLVAAGREGRAALDDAYVLGALVAGFRVLEPGVRLDDGARLAQALFLAHPEPRPLLAASAAAEALAAVGLAADVEACARIDALALVPELAAREGAALRFRPVYPKGV
- a CDS encoding purine-nucleoside phosphorylase; its protein translation is MSPLHVRAKTGEVAPFVLLPGDPGRAEYIAETFLEDVTTYNTYRSLLGFTGTYKGLPVSVQTTGMGCPSASIVAEELVQLGARVLVRVGTSGAVDPALSAADLLVVQGAVPLDGTTRQYLENRPYAPIPSWPVLKALERAAAASGEPYHVGLVATEDAFYATNPENARAWHRYGVMAFEMEAAALFLVAKMRGVHAGALLTVSNQIGDTEFVEESLLRRGVHRMIETALEGLVLLEGEV
- a CDS encoding enoyl-CoA hydratase/isomerase family protein — translated: MAHEHDHSHEEVPAFALEVPEFEFLRYEVAEGIAWVTFTRPKALNALAADVLREIAEVTEVIAEDPEVKVAVFTGEGKAFVAGADISEINALKDVFIGREFALAGQEVMNHIAALPVPTIAAINGYALGGGLELALACDLRVAAKKAKLGLPEVGLGLIPGFGGTQRLPRLVGVGRAFDLILTGRHVPAEEALALGLVNRVADDAAAAARELAQQIMKNSPVALALAKEAVARGADVPLPEALEIEADLFGMTVTTHDMREGTAAFLEKRAPEFKGE